The Pseudoalteromonas tunicata genome segment GTTTGTCGATAGCAATTTTGCGCAAGTGCATCATATTCACAGTAGCTGAATACATCATTAATGGCAGCGTTTACTGCTTGGGGAAATACAAATGCCTGCCCTTGCTGATCGCAAGCAATAAACATATGTTTGCCACTTCGTTTTGCTAAAAAACGCTCAGGAGATACTGCACGGATCAAACCACTGCCATGAAGCTCAATAATTGTATCGTTATCAACCACTAAACCAACATGATCAAACGCCTGATACACGGTACAACATACTAATGCACCAGATACCAGCGAATGACTCAATGGGCTGGGAATACTATCACTTGGCCAGCGACCTATCGGCATCTCGGTTAATTGGGCGACAGTGAGCAAAGACGACTGAGGCAATAAACGCCGGCTCTGATCTTGCTCAAGTAAATAACGTTTATGCTGCGCATTTAACGCCACACTACCAAGCAACCCACCTAATACTAATAATGGAAATGCCATAATTGACCTATAATTCAACCCGCCTATCTGATAAATTCTATACCAATTACCGACAAAACAAATGAATACCACAGACACAGTTGTTGCAAAATGTGTAATAGCCACACTGAGGTTCAATTAAGGGAGAGTGTATGGATCACTGGACACAACGGCGCTTTGATGAAATTAAATTACGTCCTGATGATCAACGTACCGCGTATCAAAAAGACCGTGCACGTATTATCCACGCTGCGGCATTTCGACGCTTACAAGCAAAAACCCAAATTATGGGCATTGGAGTTGATGATTTTTATCGCACTCGCCTCACCCACTCTCTAGAAGTGGCGCAAATTGGCAGTGGAATTTTAGGGCAGCTGCGCAGTAAAAATGATAAACCGGATTTTTTACCTTGCCGCAGCTTAATCGAGACATTATGTTTAGCCCATGACATAGGCCACCCTCCTTTTGGTCATGGCGGCGAAATTGCGCTTAATTTTATGATGCGTGAACACGGTGGCTTTGAAGGCAACGGCCAAACCTTACGCATTGTCTCAAAGCTTGAACCTTATACCGATGGCTACGGCATGAATTTAACCCGCCGTACTTTATTAGGATTTATCAAATACCCGCAAATAATCAATACACTTTGGCATACACAACCACGTTTTGACCCCAATGCGGCATTTATTAAATCAGCAGACTGGCTGCCTGCAAAAGGCGTTTACCAAGACGATGATGATGTGTTTGATTGGATCCTCAGCGCATTAAATAAAGCCGACCAACAGAAATTGCTGCAGTTCAAATCGTTCGATCAATACCGTCACAAAACACTGTTTAAATCATTAGATTGCTCAATTATGGAGCTGGCAGACGATATTGCCTACGCCGTACATGATTTAGAAGATGCGATTGCAACCGGCACAGTAACCGAGCATCATTGGTATGAACTTGCCATGCCAAAGCTTAAAGACAACGACCACCCTTGGTTAAAAGCACACTTAGCGCGAATTAGCGCAAGTTTATTTTCTCGCCAACAAGCCATACGCAAAGATGCCATTGGTGAGTTAGTAAACTTGTTTATTACCCAAGCTCAATTACAAACCATAGAAACACAATTTGAATCGCCTTTACTCAAACATAACGTGCTACTACCAGAAAGGCTAAATGAATTTTTATCGAGTTTAAAATCGTTTGTTTATCAAACTGTTATTCGCAAACCAGAAATGCAACAAATTGAGTTTAAAGGACAAAAATTAATTATTGATTTATTTAGCGCTTTTGCCAGCGACCCAGAACGATTACTGCCACGCAGCACCCAAACAAAATGGCGTCAAGCTCAATTACATGCCAGCCAAGGGCATCGTATTATTTGCGATTATATTGCAGGAATGACCGACGAATACGCCTATAAAACCCATCAAAGGCTTTTTTGTGCCCCTTAAAAAAGTGCCTGCTAGTTTTACCTTGCCCTGAGCCTTAAGCTCGGGTGAAAAAAGCGACAACATAACAAAGGGCATACTCAAATGTATCGGGCAATATTTGCGCAGCGAAATTGATTGTAATGAATTTATTTTGGCAGGATAAGTCAGGCTTGACTCCTTACCCAATGAAAGAGCCATAACAGGTTACCGTGGGTGAATAATATCTATTAGATCACAGACACCCAGTGGGTTCAAGGTTAAAATTTGAGCAAATAAAGAAGTGTAGAATTAGTTCCTAATATAAGTAATTCTACAGCCTCAACGCCGCGTTAAGGGGCGACAACGCTATGCCACCCAACTTGAGCATTGTGCCATAAACACCTAAGCCAAACTTGAAATCAAAACCGCTAAGCGTTAGGAGTCCCTCTTAAACGCTTTGTTAGCCCGAAGTCAACGTTGCAGTAGAGTTCAGAACAATATTGGGATGCTTAGACAGATTAAAGCTATGGTGTGCGATAATCGAAGGTGCATCCAAATGAGGCTTACCATGTGTTGTATGAGCATCCTCTATCAAGGTAACCTTGTAGCCTTTGCTTGCAGCACTATACGCAGTTCTATCTATACAAAACTCTGTTGAATAGCCACATACGAGAACATGCTCAATCCCTTTTTCATCTAGATACTCTTTTAGGTTTGTATCATGGAACGAGTCTGGAGTACTTTTGCGAACCTTATAGCTAGAATCATTAATTGCTAAATCTGAAAACAGTTGCCAGGCATCACTTTCTGGTTCGAGCACTCCCGGAATTTCATGTTGTATAAATACAATTTCAGTTTCAGATGAACTAGCGTAACCCAACAATTGCTTAATGTTGCTTATTACATTTTCAGATAAATATGGAGGATTGGTAGAACCAAAAACTCCATTTTGAACATCTACGACTAAAAGTGCCGATTTCATATTACTTCCTCCTAGGGCTAACGAGCCTGTAGATTTACTCGTTTTTAATTTGTTTTTATTAATCACGCAAACCATAACTTAGTTCCTATTTTGATTCAATCGTTTAGGCTGTTTTGAGGTGAGATTTTAAATCGGGGTTTTAGATGGGTTTTCTTGCGGTTTATGTGGGGGTTTTAAGGCTTTTTAAGTGTAAAAAGGGTTTCCCCTGCTTAATGCATCCTGTTTTGCAGCTTTTCTATATTATGAACCAAGCAATACAGTTGCCACTGGGCATTCACTTTCGTTTGACCACGCAAGGTCAATTTATTCATGCCTTTATTGACGGTGATATTCCGCCTTTTATTTAAAGGAAAGCAGGTTCGATACAGCCGAGTCGTTTGCTATTCCATGAATAAAAAGATGTCGTCGTCCCATTGGGCTGTCTATTTTTACTTTCATTTTGTCGATGTAACTGACTTTTTTGCGGGATTCATCATTCTTAAACTGCACTTGCCGTCCTGTTTTTATCGGTGGCTTTCGCATACATTGTTGTTGCAGTGGGCAGATTTTACAGTCTTTTAAGTAACCGCAGAATCGGGTGTATTGTTGATGATGGCTGTTGACATTGATACCACTTCGCCACATCTCATTGCCTGCGGGGCAGCGGCAGGTTTGGGTTACTTCATCATAGTGGAAGTCATCTGAGGTAAATAACCGTGGCTTGCCTTTACTGCGTTTTAATCGGCGCTTTTCTTGCTCTGTTTCGTAGGTTTCGCTCTCTTTAAACAGTGGGTTGCGTTTTCTAAATTGGTTATCGGCAATGTAAGTATCAAAGCCACTTTGCGCCATAAATTCGAGGTTCGCTTCGCTGTTAAAGCCACTGTCTGCGGTAAATTTAATGGCGTGTTTGTCTGTTTGTTTTTCAGTTTGGAGTTTATCGAGCTGCTGCTTTAATTGCTTAACAGCGGGTTGCAGTGTTTGTTGCTCGCCCACCGAACCCCACGCTTGTGCTTGCAGGATAATCTGATGTTTATCATCATTAATCGCAATGCCGTTGTAACCTTGGATGGTGCCTTTTGAGGTGGTCATTTTAGCGCTGTCTGGGTCTGTGATATTACTTTTAACCGGCTTACCTTGACTGCCTGTTTTTTCTTGATGAGTGGCGAGAAATTCAGTGATTTTAGCGGCACTTTTATCGAGCTTTTCTTTTTGCTTTAAGTCTTGTGTGACCAGCTCTTCACTTAGGCCATCTTGGGCTTGATGGCGTTCAATGATGCGTTTACTTGCGCGTTCTAGTTTTGCTTTTTTACGGCCGAGTTCATCGAACGTACCGCTCCATTATTCGTATCGTCCTGATACTCACCTTTCAGGCCAGCTTCGCTGTTCAAATTTATTCCCGCTAAATTTGTCTTTACTTGCATTCGACTTCTTTCGTTAAAATAAAGTGCCAGCCATCAATGGCAAACATGTTGCGGCCTATCAAGTCTTCTTCATCACATATCATCAGCACTTGAGTAAACAGTGGTTCAATCTGCTCGTGCATTTTAGCCACAAAGGCCGCGATTGAGGTGAAATGCGGCTGCACGTCACCCGACACACTCATGAACAAAATATTGTCTTCACACGCCTTAGCAATGCGACGACTGCTAATTAAACCATGTGCATAACCGAGTAAAATAATTTTGAGCATCACTGCAGGTGAATACGCCGCAGCACCCGTTTTATCATTGTGATACCACGCATCAAACCCCGACAAATCGAGTTTATTTTCGACAATATAACAAAGTGCATACTCAAAGGTGCCAGGCAAAATTTGCTCAGCGAAATTGATTGGAATGAATTTATTTTGGCAGGATAAGTCAGGCTTGTAGTTGGCCATAACAGGTTACCGTGGGTGAATAATATCTATTAGATCACAGACACCCAGTGGGTTCAAGGTTAAAAATCGAGCAAAGAAAGAAGTGTAGAATCAGTTCCTAAAATAAGTAATCCTACAGCCTCAACGCCCAAATAATGGGCAAAAAATAGTTGGTTAAAATAGCGACGCAGGAGCAAAACCAACTGTTTTTTGTCCTGTTAATTTGCTTGTTATGTTTTACATTCTACTATTTTTTTTGCATCTGCGATCTCATGCAGAGTTTGAATGAAAAACTCAGATGATGGTTTTAGCAACTCACAATGAGTAACATTAATATGAGGTGTTGGATAAACTTGATTATCCACTAACTTCCCACATTCAAAAGCATCCTCTCCCTGCGCATCAGCTACACAATTAGAAACTGCTTTCCAATGC includes the following:
- a CDS encoding anti-phage deoxyguanosine triphosphatase yields the protein MDHWTQRRFDEIKLRPDDQRTAYQKDRARIIHAAAFRRLQAKTQIMGIGVDDFYRTRLTHSLEVAQIGSGILGQLRSKNDKPDFLPCRSLIETLCLAHDIGHPPFGHGGEIALNFMMREHGGFEGNGQTLRIVSKLEPYTDGYGMNLTRRTLLGFIKYPQIINTLWHTQPRFDPNAAFIKSADWLPAKGVYQDDDDVFDWILSALNKADQQKLLQFKSFDQYRHKTLFKSLDCSIMELADDIAYAVHDLEDAIATGTVTEHHWYELAMPKLKDNDHPWLKAHLARISASLFSRQQAIRKDAIGELVNLFITQAQLQTIETQFESPLLKHNVLLPERLNEFLSSLKSFVYQTVIRKPEMQQIEFKGQKLIIDLFSAFASDPERLLPRSTQTKWRQAQLHASQGHRIICDYIAGMTDEYAYKTHQRLFCAP
- a CDS encoding cysteine hydrolase family protein — translated: MVCVINKNKLKTSKSTGSLALGGSNMKSALLVVDVQNGVFGSTNPPYLSENVISNIKQLLGYASSSETEIVFIQHEIPGVLEPESDAWQLFSDLAINDSSYKVRKSTPDSFHDTNLKEYLDEKGIEHVLVCGYSTEFCIDRTAYSAASKGYKVTLIEDAHTTHGKPHLDAPSIIAHHSFNLSKHPNIVLNSTATLTSG